From endosymbiont of Galathealinum brachiosum, one genomic window encodes:
- a CDS encoding peptidoglycan-binding protein, with the protein MPKYGRFALLLASAALISACSSTPTAKNNEPAPFEPQSGSIEPVNTPDATEASEDEATSTQSFQLAADHPREYIVKKGDTLWDIASMFLQDPWFWPEIWQRNPQVQNPHLIYPGDILTLTYVNGVPRIQVARAAEGEDVIRRESTDTGGRKVVKLSPSIHRQTLNEAIPSIPADAVRQFLTRPRVVSEDEWANAPYIVGSDDAHLVLGANNKVYVRGELDKERSRYSVFREGNRLVDPDTDELLGFEVVYAGEIRIHKYATPSSGLLLSTSREVLVGDRLLPTDKSAIDQQYFPRLPDNYVDGKVISLFDAISSIAKYQVAVINRGSNDNLEVGHLLATYQAGGYAKDRFLDRTSRDRDDEDKLEILLPDERSGLMMLFKVFDKVSYGLILKSTRTISNGDKVDKPR; encoded by the coding sequence ATGCCCAAATATGGACGCTTTGCACTCTTACTTGCATCTGCAGCATTAATTTCTGCCTGCTCTAGCACACCTACGGCAAAAAATAACGAACCAGCACCATTTGAACCACAGTCTGGCTCAATTGAACCCGTTAATACACCCGACGCTACTGAAGCCAGTGAAGATGAGGCTACAAGCACACAAAGTTTTCAGTTAGCCGCTGATCACCCCCGTGAGTATATCGTGAAAAAGGGCGATACGCTCTGGGATATTGCCAGTATGTTTCTACAGGACCCCTGGTTCTGGCCTGAAATCTGGCAACGTAACCCACAGGTTCAAAACCCTCACCTGATTTATCCAGGAGATATACTGACACTAACCTATGTCAATGGCGTACCTAGAATACAGGTTGCACGCGCTGCGGAAGGCGAAGATGTTATTCGCCGTGAAAGCACTGATACCGGTGGCCGTAAGGTTGTTAAATTATCACCTTCAATTCATAGACAAACCCTGAATGAAGCAATCCCAAGCATACCAGCAGATGCTGTTCGCCAGTTCCTGACCCGACCACGGGTTGTATCTGAAGACGAGTGGGCAAATGCACCTTATATAGTAGGCAGTGATGACGCTCATCTTGTTTTAGGCGCTAACAACAAAGTTTACGTTAGAGGCGAGTTAGATAAAGAACGTAGCCGTTACAGTGTTTTCCGTGAAGGCAATAGACTGGTAGACCCGGACACAGATGAATTACTGGGTTTTGAGGTTGTTTATGCGGGTGAAATTAGAATACACAAATACGCCACACCTTCTTCAGGCCTTCTACTAAGCACCTCACGTGAAGTTCTGGTTGGTGATCGTTTACTACCTACCGATAAAAGCGCTATTGACCAGCAATACTTCCCTCGCCTACCAGACAACTATGTTGATGGAAAAGTCATTTCTCTATTTGATGCAATTTCATCTATAGCAAAATATCAGGTAGCGGTTATCAACCGAGGCAGTAATGACAACCTTGAGGTAGGCCATTTGCTCGCCACCTACCAGGCAGGCGGTTACGCAAAAGATCGTTTCCTTGACCGCACCAGTCGTGATCGGGACGATGAAGATAAACTGGAAATCTTATTACCAGATGAACGAAGCGGCCTTATGATGTTATTTAAGGTGTTTGATA
- a CDS encoding peptide deformylase, which translates to MSILEILKFPDDRLRTIAKPVEAVTEEVKQLVDDMFETMYAAPGIGLAATQVNAHKRIVVIDVSPDKDAPLCLINPVITAKDGIEQHEEGCLSVPGIYETVERAERIEFTALNRNGEEYKMSADDLLAVCVQHELDHLQGKLFVDYLSPLKRNRIKKKMEKHQKTADM; encoded by the coding sequence ATGTCCATACTGGAAATTTTGAAGTTTCCTGATGACCGATTACGTACCATAGCAAAGCCTGTGGAAGCGGTTACCGAAGAAGTAAAACAGTTAGTTGATGACATGTTTGAAACCATGTATGCAGCACCGGGTATCGGGCTTGCAGCTACTCAGGTTAACGCGCATAAGCGTATTGTGGTGATAGATGTATCGCCAGATAAAGATGCACCATTGTGTCTGATTAACCCTGTTATTACGGCAAAAGATGGAATTGAGCAACATGAAGAGGGTTGTTTATCTGTTCCGGGTATTTATGAAACCGTAGAGCGGGCCGAGCGTATCGAGTTTACGGCACTGAATAGAAATGGTGAAGAATATAAAATGAGTGCGGATGATTTGCTGGCAGTCTGTGTTCAGCATGAGTTAGATCATTTACAGGGTAAGCTGTTTGTTGATTACCTTTCTCCGCTGAAGCGTAATCGCATTAAAAAGAAAATGGAAAAACATCAGAAAACGGCGGATATGTAG
- a CDS encoding methionyl-tRNA formyltransferase, with product MSDKPLKIIFAGTPDFSVAPLKELIDSEHDVVAVYTQPDRPAGRGRKLSPSPVKACALEYGIPVYQPEKLKAAEDQQPLIDLKADLMVVVAYGIILPEVVLNAPRLGCINIHASLLPRWRGAAPIQRAILAGDTESGITIMQMDIGLDTGDMLLKTRCDIETDDTGSSLHDRLALMGAEALMEALPGIANETLKGEKQDESLTNYANKLQKAEALIDWNKSATELQRQVNAFNAWPVAQTPIEVKGKTQMLRIWRAQAVEGSGEQAGKVISCNKQGIDVVTGEGLLRLLEIQMPGKKPMDVKAFVNANDISGILLG from the coding sequence GTGAGTGACAAACCCCTGAAGATAATTTTTGCGGGTACGCCTGATTTTTCGGTAGCACCTTTAAAAGAGTTGATAGATTCTGAGCATGATGTGGTGGCAGTTTATACCCAGCCTGATCGTCCAGCTGGCCGCGGCAGAAAACTAAGCCCAAGCCCTGTAAAAGCCTGTGCGCTTGAGTATGGGATTCCTGTTTATCAGCCAGAAAAATTAAAAGCAGCAGAAGACCAGCAGCCTCTTATTGATTTAAAGGCGGATTTGATGGTGGTTGTGGCATATGGAATTATTTTGCCAGAAGTTGTACTTAATGCGCCCCGTCTCGGTTGTATTAATATTCATGCCTCTTTACTGCCTCGCTGGCGGGGCGCTGCTCCAATTCAACGTGCCATTCTGGCTGGTGATACCGAGTCAGGTATTACCATTATGCAGATGGATATAGGGCTGGATACGGGTGATATGTTGTTAAAGACCAGATGTGATATTGAAACGGATGATACCGGTTCCAGTTTGCATGATCGTCTGGCGCTAATGGGAGCTGAGGCATTAATGGAGGCGCTACCAGGTATAGCAAATGAAACCTTGAAAGGTGAGAAACAGGATGAAAGTCTGACAAACTATGCAAATAAATTGCAAAAAGCCGAAGCGTTGATTGACTGGAATAAATCGGCAACTGAATTACAGCGTCAGGTAAATGCATTTAATGCATGGCCGGTAGCGCAAACACCAATTGAAGTTAAAGGTAAAACGCAGATGTTGCGTATCTGGAGAGCGCAGGCGGTAGAAGGTTCCGGTGAGCAGGCTGGAAAAGTAATTAGCTGTAATAAGCAGGGTATTGATGTTGTCACGGGAGAAGGGCTTTTGCGCTTGTTAGAAATTCAGATGCCGGGCAAAAAACCGATGGATGTAAAAGCCTTTGTGAATGCAAATGATATTAGTGGAATACTATTAGGTTAA
- a CDS encoding 16S rRNA (cytosine(967)-C(5))-methyltransferase (catalyzes the methylation of cytosine at position 967 (m5C967) of 16S rRNA; SAM-dependent methyltransferase) translates to MTNKQNDTSITSRKVAQTILLAVLKDGQSLSSLTHLTDNIEPRDAAFARMLSFGVLRFYQQLQGLLKPYIKKALKSKDLDIQLVMLMAIYQIMHTRVPDFAVVDSAVKQVRKSRKKWAANMVNGVLRNFLRDIEGKEPEDVINELTSEEACFAHPQWIIDSLKQDWPDSWQKILAANNQQAPMTLRVNQQQTSVDEFIQALEKDSEVSAEQVPGLPSAAILQQARDVKQLPGFSKGWFSVQDAGAQFAALIMQPAAGDKILDACAAPGGKTAHMFELQPDVQITALDISESRLKRVEENCQRLGFNPTLVAADARAVDNWWQGELFDKILLDVPCSAMGVIRRHPDIKSLRREDDIEALVQLQREILLKNWDLLKPGGQLLYVTCSLLKAENEQQIEWFLEQVDDVVSEELPDVITQFKSQSPVSHGVQLFPVDGVTDGFFYALLKKSK, encoded by the coding sequence ATGACAAACAAACAAAACGATACATCAATTACATCCAGAAAAGTTGCTCAGACTATTTTGTTAGCAGTATTAAAAGATGGACAGTCACTGTCATCGCTTACTCATTTAACAGATAATATTGAGCCGCGTGATGCCGCTTTTGCGCGCATGTTAAGTTTTGGTGTATTGAGATTTTATCAACAGCTACAGGGTTTGCTTAAGCCGTATATAAAAAAAGCACTTAAATCAAAAGATCTTGATATTCAGCTGGTTATGTTAATGGCTATTTATCAGATTATGCATACCCGCGTGCCTGATTTTGCGGTTGTAGATAGTGCTGTAAAGCAGGTGCGTAAATCCAGAAAGAAATGGGCTGCCAATATGGTAAATGGTGTGCTGAGAAACTTTCTTCGTGATATTGAAGGTAAAGAGCCTGAAGATGTAATTAATGAATTAACTTCAGAGGAAGCATGTTTTGCACATCCCCAGTGGATAATCGACAGTTTAAAACAGGACTGGCCTGATAGCTGGCAGAAAATACTGGCAGCGAATAATCAACAGGCGCCAATGACTTTAAGAGTCAATCAGCAACAGACGAGTGTTGATGAATTTATTCAGGCACTTGAAAAAGATTCGGAAGTGAGCGCAGAGCAAGTGCCCGGGCTACCATCAGCAGCTATTCTGCAACAGGCTCGAGATGTAAAGCAGTTGCCGGGTTTCAGTAAAGGCTGGTTTTCAGTGCAGGATGCAGGTGCGCAGTTTGCTGCGTTAATAATGCAACCAGCAGCAGGTGATAAAATACTCGACGCCTGTGCAGCGCCGGGTGGAAAAACAGCACACATGTTTGAGCTGCAACCAGATGTGCAGATTACGGCATTAGATATATCAGAAAGTCGGCTGAAACGAGTTGAAGAAAACTGTCAACGATTAGGTTTTAATCCCACGTTAGTTGCTGCGGATGCACGAGCAGTTGATAACTGGTGGCAGGGTGAATTATTCGACAAAATATTACTGGATGTACCTTGCTCGGCAATGGGTGTTATCAGGCGTCATCCAGATATAAAAAGTTTAAGAAGAGAAGATGATATTGAAGCGCTGGTACAGTTACAGCGAGAAATTCTGCTAAAAAACTGGGACTTATTAAAACCCGGTGGTCAACTTTTATATGTAACCTGTTCTCTACTTAAAGCTGAAAATGAACAACAGATAGAATGGTTTCTGGAGCAGGTTGATGATGTTGTCTCGGAAGAATTACCGGACGTTATAACACAATTCAAAAGTCAGTCACCAGTATCTCATGGAGTGCAGTTATTTCCAGTTGATGGCGTAACTGATGGTTTCTTTTATGCGCTGCTAAAAAAAAGTAAATAA
- a CDS encoding Trk system potassium transporter TrkA — MKILILGAGQVGSSVAANLASEANDITLIDHRVEVLNELRDRLDIQTVVGNAAHPNILEQAGIEDVDMLIAVTNSDEVNMVACQVAWSLHHTPTKIARIRSIQYLKHNELFRGNAIPVDVIISPEEIVTNYIFNIIEYPGALQVLDFADGKVVLVGLRAYYGGPLVGHQLSELPKHTPGTDTRVAAIYRRGRAIIPMGHTVIEAGDEVFFIAARGDIRVVIRELRKLDKRNKRIIIAGGGNIGKRLAERLEKRHQVKIIERNADRSFHLSQSLDKSVVLLGDSADEELLLEENIDSMDVFISVTNDDEANILSAMLAKKLGTRKTMSLINRPAYVDLMENQEAIDVAISPEQVTIGALLTHVRRGDIVAVHSLRRGAAEAIEVIAHGDSGNSKVVGHLVEEIELPEGTTIGAIVRGDEVIIAHHDTVIEAEDHVIMFLVDKKKIHDVEHLFQVGITFI, encoded by the coding sequence ATGAAGATTCTAATTCTGGGTGCTGGACAGGTAGGTTCTTCAGTCGCGGCAAATCTTGCGTCTGAAGCGAATGATATTACGCTGATTGATCACCGTGTAGAAGTGCTCAATGAGCTGCGTGATCGACTGGATATACAGACAGTTGTCGGTAATGCGGCGCATCCGAATATTCTCGAGCAGGCGGGAATTGAAGATGTAGACATGCTGATAGCTGTAACCAACAGTGATGAAGTAAATATGGTTGCCTGTCAGGTTGCCTGGTCTTTGCATCACACCCCTACAAAAATTGCCCGTATCCGTTCCATTCAATATTTAAAACACAATGAGCTGTTTAGAGGTAACGCAATTCCAGTTGATGTCATTATCAGCCCGGAAGAAATTGTTACAAATTATATATTTAACATAATTGAATACCCCGGAGCACTACAGGTGCTTGATTTTGCTGATGGTAAAGTCGTGTTAGTTGGTTTGCGTGCATATTATGGTGGGCCGCTGGTAGGGCACCAGTTAAGCGAGTTGCCAAAACATACACCGGGAACCGATACGCGTGTTGCGGCGATTTACCGACGAGGCCGTGCAATTATCCCGATGGGGCATACCGTGATAGAAGCGGGTGATGAAGTGTTTTTTATTGCTGCCCGTGGTGATATTCGTGTTGTTATTCGAGAATTGCGCAAACTTGATAAGCGTAATAAACGCATTATTATTGCTGGTGGCGGAAATATAGGAAAACGGTTAGCCGAGCGACTTGAAAAACGGCATCAGGTAAAAATTATAGAACGTAATGCTGATCGTTCATTTCACCTTTCACAATCGCTGGATAAGTCAGTTGTATTGTTGGGTGACTCGGCCGATGAAGAATTGTTGCTAGAAGAAAACATAGATAGCATGGATGTTTTCATTTCAGTTACTAATGATGATGAAGCCAATATTTTATCAGCTATGTTAGCTAAAAAACTTGGCACAAGAAAAACTATGTCGTTAATAAATCGTCCTGCTTATGTTGATTTAATGGAAAATCAGGAAGCAATTGATGTGGCAATATCTCCTGAGCAGGTCACTATCGGAGCTCTGCTAACGCATGTCCGTCGTGGTGATATTGTTGCTGTACATTCGTTGCGCCGGGGTGCTGCAGAAGCAATAGAAGTGATAGCACATGGCGATAGTGGAAACTCAAAAGTTGTCGGGCATCTTGTTGAAGAGATTGAATTGCCTGAAGGTACAACTATTGGAGCAATTGTGCGGGGTGATGAAGTAATTATTGCACATCATGATACGGTGATTGAAGCTGAAGATCACGTCATAATGTTTCTAGTAGATAAGAAAAAAATTCATGATGTTGAACACCTGTTTCAGGTTGGCATTACATTTATTTAA